AAGCCGGAACTGGTGCAAAACCGTTCTGGAATGGAACCTGGCAGCGAATTCAAGCCTGGAACCACACACCGATGGAGGTTGTTCGCAGTGTTTGGGAGCGTTAACCATCGACGGTGACAATGTGAAGAGGAATCCGGCCTACTACATCATTGCTCATGCGTCCAAATTTGTTCGTCCTGGCTCGAAACGTATCTCGAGCAGTCAACCCGGTAACTTGCCCAACGTGGCCTTCAAAACACCCGATGGTTCAACTGTACTGATTGTTTTGAACGATGCTTCGGTTACCCAGGCATTCAATGTGAAACTCGGCGAAGAAACAGTGTGCAGCACACTTGCAGGAGGCGCTGTGGGAACATATATTTGGTAATCGAACAATAAATAAAACCAGATGAAGTACTCCTTAATAATTGTTACTGTCTTTTGGGCCTGGTCGTGCGCTCAGCCAGTTCAGGAAAAGAAAGACACGACCGCACCTGATTTTTCGACCAGCGGAAAGAAAATTGAGGTATTCACTACGGCGAAAGATACCAATCTGCGCCTGGCTCATACCGGTGAATCGAGCTTTCAGAAAGCTATTCAACCCAAAGAAACGGAAATTTCCATTTTCGTTAATCCGAAGAAGTCTTTCCAGTCATTCCTGGGAATCGGTGGTGCAATTACTGACGCTTCGGCAGAGGTGTTTGCTCAGCTTCCGGCTGATAAACAGAAGGAATTGTTGGCGGCTTATTACGGAAAAAGTGGTATCGATTATTCGCTGATGCGGACGAATATTGGTAGTTGCGACTTTAGTAGCGAGAGTTACACTTACGTGGAAGATGGGGATAAAGATCTGAAAACTTTCTCGGTAGCTCATGATATGAAATACCGTATTCCGATGATTAAAAGAGCGATTGCCGAGGCTGGCGGTCATATGGTTTTGTTTGCCAGCCCGTGGAGTCCGCCGGCTTTCATGAAAAGCAACAAGAGTTTGCTGCACGGCGGAAAATTGCTTCCGGAGTATGATCAGGCGTGGGCCAACTACTATGTGAAGTTTATTCAGGCATACCAAAAACGAGGAATTCCGATTTGGGGAATTACCATTCAAAACGAGCCAATGGCTGTGCAGACGTGGGAGTCATGTGTATATACAGCTGCTGAAGAAAGGGATTTCCTGAAAAACTTCCTCGGTCCGACCATGGAAAAAGCAGGCTTTGGAGATAAGAAAATCATTGTCTGGGACCACAATCGTGATTTGATGGTCGACCGCGCCAACACCATTTTCGGTGATCCGGATGCGGCTAAATATGCCTGGGGAATGGGAATGCACTGGTACGAAACCTGGACCGGCGCGAAACCCAAATGGGACAATGAGCAAGTAGTGAAGGAATCTTATCCTGATAAGAACCTGTTGTTCACCGAAGGGTGTAACGAGGCATTTACGCCGGAAGAATACCAGCGCTGGTCTAATGCCGAGCGTTACGGGAGCAATATGATTCACGATTTCAACAACGGAACGGTAGGCTGGACAGACTGGAATATTCTCCTCGATCAGAATGGCGGCCCGAATCATGTGGGCAACTTCTGTTTCGCGCCCGTACATGCCGATACCCGAACCGGCGAACTGAATTTCACGCCGGCTTATTATTACATCGGTCATTTCTCCAAATTCATTCATCCGGGAGCGAAGCGCATCAGTACGGCTTCCAGCCGGAGTACACTGCTCAGTACTTCTTTCATGAATAAAGACGGAAAGATGGCCACGGTGGTGATGAATGGTTCCGACAGCCCGGTTACTTACAACCTGATTGTAGGACAAGCGGAAACACACCTGGAAATACCGGCGCATGCCATTCAAACGCTGGTGTACTAAGTATATGTAGACAAACAGGATTTCATAGGTTTGCAAGTCAGCTGACGACGGATATCGAAGTATCTGTTGTCAGCTTTTTTTTTCCACTGGAGGATAATTTTTTACCTAAAACATAGATTTTAACGGGAGAGAACTGATTTATAGAAGATTATTTTCCAATTGGTGTAGGGTAAAATTCGTCTCATGCGGTACACTGAAAAAATGTAGCATTTGCTGAGAATAACTCACTGTTAAATGGTTGTTTGCCGACGACGGAGCTGAGACTCTTCAAATGCTGCATCTTTTGAATTATTTGTAGTCGAACTTAAAATCAGTTGTGATGAAAAAAACGAGTTTCTTTATTGCATTCCTTGCAATAGCCGCACTAATTATCGTAACCTCCTGTAGCGAAAACCCCTCTGTATCTGCCGATGAAGTTCAGGCT
This Prolixibacter sp. NT017 DNA region includes the following protein-coding sequences:
- a CDS encoding glycoside hydrolase family 30 beta sandwich domain-containing protein, with amino-acid sequence MKYSLIIVTVFWAWSCAQPVQEKKDTTAPDFSTSGKKIEVFTTAKDTNLRLAHTGESSFQKAIQPKETEISIFVNPKKSFQSFLGIGGAITDASAEVFAQLPADKQKELLAAYYGKSGIDYSLMRTNIGSCDFSSESYTYVEDGDKDLKTFSVAHDMKYRIPMIKRAIAEAGGHMVLFASPWSPPAFMKSNKSLLHGGKLLPEYDQAWANYYVKFIQAYQKRGIPIWGITIQNEPMAVQTWESCVYTAAEERDFLKNFLGPTMEKAGFGDKKIIVWDHNRDLMVDRANTIFGDPDAAKYAWGMGMHWYETWTGAKPKWDNEQVVKESYPDKNLLFTEGCNEAFTPEEYQRWSNAERYGSNMIHDFNNGTVGWTDWNILLDQNGGPNHVGNFCFAPVHADTRTGELNFTPAYYYIGHFSKFIHPGAKRISTASSRSTLLSTSFMNKDGKMATVVMNGSDSPVTYNLIVGQAETHLEIPAHAIQTLVY